The region GGACGTTAAGGGGTTCAAGCGAGCGGCGCCCTCCGCCGGGGCTACGTTCCCAATTGAGGTCTATTTCGCGTGCGGCGAAAAGTCCGTGAAGGGTCTCAGGGCAGGATTATGGCGTTACGTGCCAGCAGGGCATAGTATAACAAGAGTTGCGCCGCAGGACGCGCGCGCATCGCTCGCGAGGCATTCGCTCGGCCAGATGTGGGCAGCTGAGGCGCCCGTGACAGTGGCGATTGTCTGCGACTACTCGCGGACAACGGGCAGATATGGCAAACGTGGTGTCAGGTATGTTCATTTCGAGGCAGGGAGCGTCGCAGAGAACATCTTTCTTGAGTCTCAGGCGCTAGGCCTCTCGGTGGGGATAATCGGGGCTTTCGATGACAAAGCGATTTCGGCCGACCTGAAGCTCCCGAAGAACCTTGAGCTGCTCCTCTTAATGCCAGTGGGATACAAGAGGAGCGATTAGCCGTTGAGCGTCCTCGTCCAGAAATACGGCGGCCAGTGCGTCGCAACCCCCGCTCTGATTAAGCAGGTTGCCCGCAAGGTCATCGAGGCGCGGCGCGCGGGCTATTCCGTGCTAGTGGTAATGTCGGCAATGGGCAACTCCACCAACGACCTCATCTCGTTTGCACACGAGGTCAGCACAAAACCTTCCCCAAGGGAGCTTGACATGCTCATTACTGTTGGCGAGCGGATATCTATCTCGCTCCTGTCGATGGCGATCTCTGACCTTGGGTTCGATTCGATCTCGTTCACAGGCTCGCAGTCTGGGATCATCACGACCGGTCAGCACAATCGAGCGAGAATTGTTGACGTTCGGCCCGGAAGGATTGTTGACTCGCTAAAGCAAGGTAAGATCGTCATCGTGGCCGGTTTTCAGGGGGTCTCTCAGCAAAAGGAGATAACCACGCTGGGCCGTGGCGGCTCCGATTTGACGGCGGTCGTCTTGGCAAAGGCCCTCGCAGCCCAAAGGTGCGAGCTCAGGAAAGGCGTGCCGGGGGTAATGAGCGCCGATCCCAACGTCGTCCCGGACGCAAGATTGCTTGACGTGCTGAGTGCGGAGAAGCTCCTCGAGCTTTCTTGCGCCGGCGCCTCGGTCGTGCATCGGCGTGCAGCGCAGTTTGTGTGTCGCGAAAGGCTCCCTGTCCTGATATGCTCAGGGATAAGTGAAGGACGTGGAACGAGGATTGTGAGTGAGAATAAGATGAAAAAACGAGCAGATAGCGCGGCTGCGTCGGGCGAGTGTCCCGAGGCCACAAGCCTCGATTCGGTGGTCTCGTGCGGCCCCGTTTGCAGCATTAGTGTGGATTTCATTGGCGACGGTGCCCTTGAAATCGCCTCGTTGTTTGAGGAGCTTTCAAAACGTGATGTCATGTTGGACATGGTGTCGGATAGCTCATCGGGTCGTAAGCATTGTCTGAGGTTCGTCGTCTCAGAGGAAGACCTTCTCGCCCTCGAGGGCGCCCTCAAGCAAGATGAGTTCACAAACGCTCTCAAGTGGGATGTGGTTTGCGACCTGGCGGAGGTTAGCGTTGTCGGGAGCGGTTTCCTGTCCGAGGCGGCCATACTTGGAAGCATTCATCGCGCGCTAGCACAGGCCGGCGTTGTTGCTATTCGGACAACTGTCTCTGCGCTGCGCGTCTCGCTCCTGATCGCAAGGGACAAAGAAAAGGTCGCGGTTGGTGCGATTCACGAGCTGATACAACAGGGATAGGAGAGAGACTATGTTTGACACACAGGCGATGAGGAAGGCGCTTTCAGAAGTCAGAGCAATAGAGGGCCAGGTGCCACAGAATGCAGTCCTGAAGAGTATCGTTGAGAGCAAAGAGGAAGTGCTGTTGCATTACGGACCAGTATTTCGCCCAGAGAATATCGGGTCGCTAGAGAGGGAGACTTTCCTGGAGTTCCTGACATTTCGAGGTAACAGACATTGGAGCGGACTTCAGCGCATGCAGAAGTTCCTTTGCAAGGATATGGACCGGCTGCGCAAAGGTCTCGCGACCCTACTTGATGAGACGAGGCCCTTGAAGGACCGCCTCGATGAATTGCTGCCGTCTAACAAGCCGCCGTATGTGAAAGGTTTGGGGAAGGCCATTCTCACAGCCATTCTGTTGGTCGCTTATCCTGACAAATATGGCGTTTTCAATGGTACCTCTCAAGGCGCCATGCAGCGACTTCAGATATGGCCGGATTTCGAGCGAGGCGCTTCGTTCTCGAGCAAATATATGGTTCTGAACCCGATGATGCAACGTATAGCACGAGAACTCAACGTTGACCTGTGGACCCTTGATGCCCTGTGGTGGGGTGTGCTTTTGCCTAGCATCCGGGATGAACATGACGTTGGAGACCGGATATCTCCCGCAAGTGACCAGGGCCAGGCTTTTGGTATGGAAGCACATTTACATGAATTCCTGAGGGACAATTGGGACAACATTGCGTTGGGTAAAGAATGGCAGCTGTACGAGGAAGATGGCGACCTGGCTGGTTTCGAGTACAGCTGTGAAATAGGTTACATTGATCTTCTGGCAAAGCGCAGGTCTGGAAATGGATGGCTGGTCATCGAACTCAAACGAGCACAGACGTCGGACGCTACTGTTGGACAGATTCTACGGTATATGGGTTGGGTGAAAGAGAGAATGGCCGGCCCTGGCGAGAAAGTAGAGGGGCTCATCATTGCCCACGAATTTGACAAGAAGCTGCACTACGCGTTGAAATCCACCCAGGATATCCAGCTTATGCGATATGAAGTGCATTTCAAGCTATCACCGGTCGGCAGCTAGCCCTTTCACCTCGATTCCTGCCTTTTGTGCGTTGGAGCTGTCGAACCCGTGAGGACAGAGTCCAGAAGTCTTTGATTAGCCTTTAATCGCCGTGCGATTGGCGGCTGGCCGAGAGGTTGCCTCGCAACATATAGGCGCAAGACTCAAAAACCGCGGAGGGATGCGGGGATTCGCAGCGGCTGTCGTCAAGCTCTCCAAAACGAAAACGGCGCCCTGAAGCGCTCCAAGATAGAATGGGGAAACTCCTCTATTGTATAGAGCACAGCATCTTTGCTAAAGTCATCTTTCGCTATCGAGAAGTAGGTTGGGCTGAGTCATCTTGGACGGCAAGGCCGGCGCATTCTGTTGATGACCATGCCCGGGTCGAGTTTGAGTTTGTGATAATTTGGCGTTGGCGATTATTACCCTAGCATATTTCGTTGACAAGCTATTATTGCCGAATATAATTCGGGCGGTATTACATCATTGAATCTATTATCAGTAGCTGAGTGGTCATAAGGAGGCCAAACAATGAAGTTTAGAAAGCTGTTTATTCCGGGGCCGACAGAGGTTCGAAAGGACGTTCTGGAGCGTATGGCTTGGCCCATGATCGGCCATCGCGGAGCTGATTTTGCGGAGTTTTTCACCAGCCTCACGGAGAAATTGAGGCGGCTTCTCAACGCGAAGGACCACGTTTTTGTGTCCACGTCCGCCTCGACAGGCGTCATGGAAGGGGCGATCCTCAACTGCGTCGAGAAGCGGTGTTTGAACGTTACTTGCGGTGCATTCGGGGAGCGTTGGCACGAGATAACTAAGGCCTGTGGGCACGAGGCGGACATCCTTCCGTCGGAGGGGTGGGGCAAGGCCAATCGGGTCGAGAAGGTTGACAAAGCATTGGCCTCAGGCAAATACGATGCCGTAACGATGCAGGTGAACGAGACGAGCACCGGCATCATGAATGACTACCGCGCCTTTGCGGAGATGATGAAGAAGTATCCGGACGTGATGTTCTTGGTCGATGCCGTAAGCGCGATGGCGGCTGTTGACATAAACGTGGACGAGCTCGGGATGGACGTCTGCCTTGCTGGCGTGCAGAAGGCGTTTGCGGTGCCGCCCGGCATCACGGTCTTCTCTGTTTCAGAGAAGGCGATGGAGAAGTCCAAGAGGGCTGCGCGTAAGGGCTATTACTTTGATTTCGAGGTCTTCAAGAAGTATCTTGACAAGGGCCAAACGCCAACAACGCCAGCGATAAGCCAGCTTTATGCTCTCGACTACAAGATGGACCAGATATTCGAGGAGGGCCTCGAGAACAGATACCAGCGCCACGTCAAGATGGCGGAATACGCGAGGGCATGGGCCAAAGACCGCTTCGACACGTTCGCCGAGGAAGGCTACGAGTCGGTAACGCTGACGATTGTCAGGAACTCTCGGGCGATCGCTGTTGCTGATCTTGCGAAGTTCCTCGAGGAGAAGTATGCGCTGCAAATGGCGAACGGATATGGCAAGTTGAAGGAGAAGACGTTCAGGATCGGCCACATGGGGGACCTGACGCTCGACGAGGTCAAGGAGCTTTTGAGCAGGATCGACGAGTATCTGGGGATAAAGGCGGGCTGACGCCCAAGATGCGTTGAACGAACACTATTTGAGATAGCAGGAGGAGAGGGAATGACGCGTGTCCTGATTTGCGACCCTGTGGCAGAAGAGGCAGTAGAGAAGATGCGGCAAGGCGGCCTGACAGTTGATGTCAAGACCGGCATGGCGCCAGAGGAGCTCGTTGCGACAGTAGGCGCCTATGACGCCATGGTCGTTCGCAGTGCCACAAAAGTTACTAAAGCAGTCATCGATGCGGGCAAGAGACTGAAGATCATCGCTCGCGGCGGTGTGGGACTTGACAACATTGACCTCGAGGCCGCCAATGCGGCGGGCAAGAAGGTGATCAACACTCCGGCCGCGAGCTCCGTCTCTGTGGCCGAGTTGGCGATGGCGCACATGCTCGCCATCTCGAGGTTCATCCCACAGGCGAACGCATCGATGACGGCGGACCGTTGGGATAAGAAGAAGTTCGAGGGCGTGGAGCTCTACAGAAAAACGCTCGGTGTGCTTGGAATCGGCAAAATTGGACAGGAAGTAGCGAAACGTGGCCTTGCGTTCGAGATGACAGTGATCGCCTACGACCCATTTGTAACGCAGGAGATGTTGGGCGACCTTCAGGTCAGAATGGTTAGCATGGACGAGCTGCTCGCCAAGTCCGACTACATCACACTGCACATGCCCCACAGCAAGGCAACGCACTACCTGTTAGCCGAGCAAGAGTTCGCAAAAATGAAGGATGGTGTGCGCATCGTCAACTGCGCCCGGGGCGGCGTCCTGAAAGAGTCCGCGCTGCTTGCTGCCCTCAAGAGCGGAAAGGTCGCGTTTGCGGCCCTGGATGTCTTCGAGAGCGAACCTGTCAAGGGCAACGAGTTTACTTCACTGCCAAACGTTTCGCTAACGCCGCACATAGGCGCCTCGACTGTGGATGGTCAGTTCCGAGTGGGGATGGAGGTTGCCGAGAGGCTGCTGGAGTTGCTGGCCTAAGCCGACGAACAGAACCGTTCTGGGTATTCAGCAGTGCCCTGAAGGGGCACAACGTGGGTAGCCGTAGGTGCGCAACCTACGGAACAGATACGTGTAGAGTTCTGCGTTCGACGCTCGTTTGAGGGCAGTTCGACAGCCAGCGGCATTTAGGAGACTCTTGACCTGAAGAAGCGAATCCCCTGGGACCAGTATTTCATGCGAATAGCCCGCCTCATGGCAGAGCGCTCAACCTGCCTGCGGAGGCACGTCGGCGCGGTCATCGTCCGCGACAAGCGCATTCTTGCGACAGGCTACAACGGCGCACCATCAGGCCTGAAGCACTGCGAAGAGGTTGGCTGCCTCCGCGAGAAGCTGAAGGTCCCGTCCGGCACGATGCACGAGCTGTGTAGGGGCCTTCACGCAGAGCAGAACGCCATCATTCAGGCCGCGATGTTTGGTGTATCCATCAAGGGCGCGGCTCTCTACTGCACCAACGCTCCTTGCGTGATCTGCGCCAAGATGTTAATAAATGCTGGCATGAACAAGCGTATATGCTATCAGGATGGCTATCCTGACAAGCTGGCGCTCGAGATGCTCCAGGAAGCAGGTGTGGAGCTCGTCCACATCCCTTACAACGAGGCAGAAGATGGTGAGAGCGATAAGAACAAGGATGAATAGCCCGCATCAGAAGAGGCGAGGCGACTCCGCGTGCGCTCTCGTGATGTTGCTCGCGGCCGCGCTGCTCACAATATCTTGCGCCTCGACCCAGGAGGTGGTGCTCGGCGACGACGAGATGTTTCACCTTGCGAGCAGGAAGCTTGAGATGAGCGAGCAGGCGGGTCTCATTTGGGGCATCACTCACTCGAAGGAGCAGAGTCAGGCGTTGGAACTGTTCAACGAGTTGCTCGATAGGTACCCTGAAAGCCCGCACGCTAAGAAAGCCCAGATGCTGCTGGCCGACACGCTGTTTGCAGACAAGAAACACGAGGAGGCCGAGGCGGAGTACACGTCGTTTCTTCGCTTCTACCCATCGGACGTGGAGGCCCAGAAGGCTCAGTTTCGGCTGCTGTTGACGTTCGAGCGCCGGACCAGAACCTATGATCGAGACCAGTCGTTCACGCACAAGACGCTCGAGTTCTGCCGGCAATACCGGCGGAATTATCCGGGCGGGCAGTTCACGCAACATGTCGCGGTTATAGAACGTGAGGCGAGAGCGATGCTCGGCATGCACGAGTTCTACGTTGGACGCCTTTACTTCCGAAGACACAAATATGCTGCTGCCACATCACGGCTCGAAGGCGTCCTCAGAGATTACTCGGATACCGAGGCGGCCCCCAGGGCGCTGTTGTATCTCGCGAAGACCGACCTTAAGCTGAAGAGGCGCGACGAGGCCAGACAGAAGCTCCGGAAACTGATTGACAATTACCCCGGCTCTCAGTGTATCAACAGGGCCAGGAGGCTTTCGAAAGCTCTCGCGCCATAGAGCCCCGCGGGGGCCAAGCGGGCTCTACGGCAGGCGACCATTACCGTCAATTGGCGTGGGTAATTCTTTCAACCACCTCCACCAAGCCCGGCCTTGAAGCTATATCAACACGACCGAACCTGCAAAGGCATCGATGCGTTGGGCGCGATTCTAGATTGTAGGTGAACTCTCGCAATGATCTCGGCCGCGTTTTAACGCGGCCATATAGATGGCTCTAATTATGCTAACACCCGAATTCATTCGGGTGACTTGAGAAGGCGAGTCGCCTCCTCCTCTTCCCTCCCAGAATGCCCGTTTGAAGGGAAGAGATGAGGAGAGCGCCGGCGTGCCGCAGGCCCCCCGAATGAATTCGGGGGTTAGGATTATAGTAGCCCTTCTGGACCGCCTCGACTGAAGTCGGGCGATGAGTCAATGTGCAAGTCACGCGTTCGCAAGCCACGACCTGGGAGGCATTTATGCCCACCCCATGACATAAACGCAACATCACCCACAATCTGAGGTCAGACCCGATGCATTAGAGCATCTTTCGACACTGCCCGCCGCCTCATCCCCCCGCCTCACCCGAACTGGTGCGCACCCGATTGCCTCAATT is a window of bacterium DNA encoding:
- a CDS encoding SagB/ThcOx family dehydrogenase → MRSGAGVFLACVLTMCLAVGAPAVRGAAVAPGAGTAVGQVALSGLEVKLPAPKVKGSVSVEDAIKGRRTVRSFSSAPMTLDALSQILWSAQGITDVKGFKRAAPSAGATFPIEVYFACGEKSVKGLRAGLWRYVPAGHSITRVAPQDARASLARHSLGQMWAAEAPVTVAIVCDYSRTTGRYGKRGVRYVHFEAGSVAENIFLESQALGLSVGIIGAFDDKAISADLKLPKNLELLLLMPVGYKRSD
- a CDS encoding aspartate kinase; translation: MSVLVQKYGGQCVATPALIKQVARKVIEARRAGYSVLVVMSAMGNSTNDLISFAHEVSTKPSPRELDMLITVGERISISLLSMAISDLGFDSISFTGSQSGIITTGQHNRARIVDVRPGRIVDSLKQGKIVIVAGFQGVSQQKEITTLGRGGSDLTAVVLAKALAAQRCELRKGVPGVMSADPNVVPDARLLDVLSAEKLLELSCAGASVVHRRAAQFVCRERLPVLICSGISEGRGTRIVSENKMKKRADSAAASGECPEATSLDSVVSCGPVCSISVDFIGDGALEIASLFEELSKRDVMLDMVSDSSSGRKHCLRFVVSEEDLLALEGALKQDEFTNALKWDVVCDLAEVSVVGSGFLSEAAILGSIHRALAQAGVVAIRTTVSALRVSLLIARDKEKVAVGAIHELIQQG
- a CDS encoding endonuclease NucS domain-containing protein encodes the protein MFDTQAMRKALSEVRAIEGQVPQNAVLKSIVESKEEVLLHYGPVFRPENIGSLERETFLEFLTFRGNRHWSGLQRMQKFLCKDMDRLRKGLATLLDETRPLKDRLDELLPSNKPPYVKGLGKAILTAILLVAYPDKYGVFNGTSQGAMQRLQIWPDFERGASFSSKYMVLNPMMQRIARELNVDLWTLDALWWGVLLPSIRDEHDVGDRISPASDQGQAFGMEAHLHEFLRDNWDNIALGKEWQLYEEDGDLAGFEYSCEIGYIDLLAKRRSGNGWLVIELKRAQTSDATVGQILRYMGWVKERMAGPGEKVEGLIIAHEFDKKLHYALKSTQDIQLMRYEVHFKLSPVGS
- a CDS encoding alanine--glyoxylate aminotransferase family protein — protein: MKFRKLFIPGPTEVRKDVLERMAWPMIGHRGADFAEFFTSLTEKLRRLLNAKDHVFVSTSASTGVMEGAILNCVEKRCLNVTCGAFGERWHEITKACGHEADILPSEGWGKANRVEKVDKALASGKYDAVTMQVNETSTGIMNDYRAFAEMMKKYPDVMFLVDAVSAMAAVDINVDELGMDVCLAGVQKAFAVPPGITVFSVSEKAMEKSKRAARKGYYFDFEVFKKYLDKGQTPTTPAISQLYALDYKMDQIFEEGLENRYQRHVKMAEYARAWAKDRFDTFAEEGYESVTLTIVRNSRAIAVADLAKFLEEKYALQMANGYGKLKEKTFRIGHMGDLTLDEVKELLSRIDEYLGIKAG
- a CDS encoding hydroxyacid dehydrogenase: MTRVLICDPVAEEAVEKMRQGGLTVDVKTGMAPEELVATVGAYDAMVVRSATKVTKAVIDAGKRLKIIARGGVGLDNIDLEAANAAGKKVINTPAASSVSVAELAMAHMLAISRFIPQANASMTADRWDKKKFEGVELYRKTLGVLGIGKIGQEVAKRGLAFEMTVIAYDPFVTQEMLGDLQVRMVSMDELLAKSDYITLHMPHSKATHYLLAEQEFAKMKDGVRIVNCARGGVLKESALLAALKSGKVAFAALDVFESEPVKGNEFTSLPNVSLTPHIGASTVDGQFRVGMEVAERLLELLA
- a CDS encoding cytidine/deoxycytidylate deaminase family protein; the encoded protein is MKKRIPWDQYFMRIARLMAERSTCLRRHVGAVIVRDKRILATGYNGAPSGLKHCEEVGCLREKLKVPSGTMHELCRGLHAEQNAIIQAAMFGVSIKGAALYCTNAPCVICAKMLINAGMNKRICYQDGYPDKLALEMLQEAGVELVHIPYNEAEDGESDKNKDE
- the bamD gene encoding outer membrane protein assembly factor BamD, yielding MVRAIRTRMNSPHQKRRGDSACALVMLLAAALLTISCASTQEVVLGDDEMFHLASRKLEMSEQAGLIWGITHSKEQSQALELFNELLDRYPESPHAKKAQMLLADTLFADKKHEEAEAEYTSFLRFYPSDVEAQKAQFRLLLTFERRTRTYDRDQSFTHKTLEFCRQYRRNYPGGQFTQHVAVIEREARAMLGMHEFYVGRLYFRRHKYAAATSRLEGVLRDYSDTEAAPRALLYLAKTDLKLKRRDEARQKLRKLIDNYPGSQCINRARRLSKALAP